In one window of Miscanthus floridulus cultivar M001 chromosome 12, ASM1932011v1, whole genome shotgun sequence DNA:
- the LOC136497783 gene encoding protein AE7-like isoform X2 gives MAMGLINANPIIHEKKERRVRPAPETTDENAAEPIDQLEIFDHIRDIKDPEHPYSLEQLNVVTEDSVELNDESNHVRVTFTPTVEHCSMATIIGLCIRVKLVRSLPPRYKVDIRVAPGSHATEAAVNKQLNDKERVAAALENPNLLDMVEECLSPTFD, from the exons ATGGCTATGGGGTTGATTAATGCTAATCCTATAATCCATGAGAAAAAAGAAAGGCGCGTCCGACCGGCACCAGAGACCACAGATGAAAATGCGGCAGAGCCCATAGACCAGCTGGAAATATTTGAT CACATTAGAGATATAAAGGATCCAGAGCACCCATACTCACTGGAACAGCTGAATGTGGTAACTGAAGATTCAGTTGAACTCAATGATGAAAGTAATCATGTCAG GGTTACTTTCACCCCAACAGTGGAGCACTGCAGTATGGCAACTATTATTGGCCTTTGCATACGTGTGAAACTTGTACGGAGTCTCCCTCCTCGTTACAAG GTGGACATAAGGGTTGCCCCTGGATCACACGCAACTGAAGCTGCCG TGAATAAGCAACTGAACGACAAAGAACGAGTTGCGGCTGCATTGGAAAACCCAAACCTGCTGGACATGGTTGAAGAGTGCTTATCACCAACATTTGATTGA
- the LOC136497267 gene encoding 26S proteasome non-ATPase regulatory subunit 13 homolog B-like isoform X1 — translation MAAAMEFLEAQGATRPELAEWYAALADLYQRKLWHQLTLKLDQFLAVAVVQAGDALIQLYNHFISDFETKINLLKFAHFTVVVSLQYLDKDAGINYLEGVISKLRDTRESLVEEPILYVKMQIATFLLEKGNQKDCKKLLEEGKTTLDSMVDVDPSVHATYYWVCSQYHKSRQDYSEFYKSALLYLAYTTVESLSEPFKQNLAFDLTLAALLGENIYNFGELLAHPIIHSLLGTQAEWIFHMLQAFNSGNLALYQEICKVHNTALSAQLALVQNERNLLEKINILCLMEIIFSRSSENRMIPMRDIAEQTKLSVEDVEYLLMKCLSARLIEGIIDQVDGVVHVSWVQPRVLGIDQVKSLRDRLDTWIGKVNTTLLSVEAETPDLVSS, via the exons ATGGCTGCGGCGATGGAGTTCCTGGAGGCGCAGGGCGCGACCCGGCCCGAGCTCGCGGAGTGGTACGCGGCGCTCGCCGACCTGTACCAGCGAAAGCTATGGCACCAGCTCACCCTCAAGCTGGATCAGTTCCTCGCGGTGGCCGTCGTCCAG GCGGGCGATGCTCTGATTCagctttataatcatttcatctCTGATTTTGAGACAAAGATCAATCTTCTTAAATTTGCTCACTTCACAGTTGTAGTTTCACTCCAGTATTTGGACAAGGATGCTGGTATAAACTATCTTGAAGGCGTAATTTCAAAACTGCGTGATACCCGGGAATCGCTGGTTGAAGAGCCCATTCTGTATGTAAAGATGCAGATTGCAACATTTCTTCTTGAGAAAGGGAATCAAAAGGATTGTAAGAAGCTGCTAGAAGAGGGCAAAACCACTTTGGACAGCATGGTTGATGTTGATCCTTCTGTGCATGCTACCTATTACTGGGTGTGTTCTCAGTATCATAAGTCCCGTCAAGACTACTCAGAATTCTACAAAAGTGCTCTTCTTTATCTTGCATACACAACAGTCGAGTCACTTTCAGAACCATTCAAACAG AACCTGGCATTTGACCTCACACTTGCTGCTTTATTGGGTGAAAACATTTACAACTTCGGGGAGCTACTTGCCCATCCAATC ATCCATAGCCTCTTGGGAACTCAGGCTGAGTGGATATTTCATATGTTGCAAGCTTTCAACTCTGGGAATCTAGCCTTGTACCAAGAAATCTGCAAAGTTCATAACACCGCTTTGAGTGCACAGCTTGCATTGGTGCAAAACGAGAGGAATCTACTTGAAAAGATCAACATTCTTTgcttgatggaaatcattttcaG TCGATCGTCTGAAAACCGCATGATCCCAATGCGGGATATAGCAGAACAGACCAAGCTCTCTGTTGAAGATGTGGAGTATTTACTAATGAAGTGCCTCTCT GCTCGTCTTATAGAAGGCATAATTGATCAGGTTGATGGAGTTGTCCATGTTTCATGGGTTCAACCAAGGGTGTTGGGCATAGACCAAGTGAAATCCTTGCGTGACCGCTTGGATACATGGATTGGGAAGGTCAATACGACCTTGCTTTCTGTTGAAGCCGAGACACCAGATTTGGTATCTTCGTGA
- the LOC136497783 gene encoding protein AE7-like isoform X1, translating to MAMGLINANPIIHEKKERRVRPAPETTDENAAEPIDQLEIFDILINDFPYINVVKLVFPFICELSILAIWLWSLMFLHHIRDIKDPEHPYSLEQLNVVTEDSVELNDESNHVRVTFTPTVEHCSMATIIGLCIRVKLVRSLPPRYKVDIRVAPGSHATEAAVNKQLNDKERVAAALENPNLLDMVEECLSPTFD from the exons ATGGCTATGGGGTTGATTAATGCTAATCCTATAATCCATGAGAAAAAAGAAAGGCGCGTCCGACCGGCACCAGAGACCACAGATGAAAATGCGGCAGAGCCCATAGACCAGCTGGAAATATTTGATATCCTTATTAATGATTTCCCTTATATAAATGTAGTGAAGCTTGTTTTTCCATTTATCTGTGAGCTCTCTATCCTAGCTATTTGGTTGTGGTCCTTAATGTTCTTACATCACATTAGAGATATAAAGGATCCAGAGCACCCATACTCACTGGAACAGCTGAATGTGGTAACTGAAGATTCAGTTGAACTCAATGATGAAAGTAATCATGTCAG GGTTACTTTCACCCCAACAGTGGAGCACTGCAGTATGGCAACTATTATTGGCCTTTGCATACGTGTGAAACTTGTACGGAGTCTCCCTCCTCGTTACAAG GTGGACATAAGGGTTGCCCCTGGATCACACGCAACTGAAGCTGCCG TGAATAAGCAACTGAACGACAAAGAACGAGTTGCGGCTGCATTGGAAAACCCAAACCTGCTGGACATGGTTGAAGAGTGCTTATCACCAACATTTGATTGA
- the LOC136497267 gene encoding 26S proteasome non-ATPase regulatory subunit 13 homolog B-like isoform X2, whose product MAPAHPQAGSVPRGGRRPVVVSLQYLDKDAGINYLEGVISKLRDTRESLVEEPILYVKMQIATFLLEKGNQKDCKKLLEEGKTTLDSMVDVDPSVHATYYWVCSQYHKSRQDYSEFYKSALLYLAYTTVESLSEPFKQNLAFDLTLAALLGENIYNFGELLAHPIIHSLLGTQAEWIFHMLQAFNSGNLALYQEICKVHNTALSAQLALVQNERNLLEKINILCLMEIIFSRSSENRMIPMRDIAEQTKLSVEDVEYLLMKCLSARLIEGIIDQVDGVVHVSWVQPRVLGIDQVKSLRDRLDTWIGKVNTTLLSVEAETPDLVSS is encoded by the exons ATGGCACCAGCTCACCCTCAAGCTGGATCAGTTCCTCGCGGTGGCCGTCGTCCAG TTGTAGTTTCACTCCAGTATTTGGACAAGGATGCTGGTATAAACTATCTTGAAGGCGTAATTTCAAAACTGCGTGATACCCGGGAATCGCTGGTTGAAGAGCCCATTCTGTATGTAAAGATGCAGATTGCAACATTTCTTCTTGAGAAAGGGAATCAAAAGGATTGTAAGAAGCTGCTAGAAGAGGGCAAAACCACTTTGGACAGCATGGTTGATGTTGATCCTTCTGTGCATGCTACCTATTACTGGGTGTGTTCTCAGTATCATAAGTCCCGTCAAGACTACTCAGAATTCTACAAAAGTGCTCTTCTTTATCTTGCATACACAACAGTCGAGTCACTTTCAGAACCATTCAAACAG AACCTGGCATTTGACCTCACACTTGCTGCTTTATTGGGTGAAAACATTTACAACTTCGGGGAGCTACTTGCCCATCCAATC ATCCATAGCCTCTTGGGAACTCAGGCTGAGTGGATATTTCATATGTTGCAAGCTTTCAACTCTGGGAATCTAGCCTTGTACCAAGAAATCTGCAAAGTTCATAACACCGCTTTGAGTGCACAGCTTGCATTGGTGCAAAACGAGAGGAATCTACTTGAAAAGATCAACATTCTTTgcttgatggaaatcattttcaG TCGATCGTCTGAAAACCGCATGATCCCAATGCGGGATATAGCAGAACAGACCAAGCTCTCTGTTGAAGATGTGGAGTATTTACTAATGAAGTGCCTCTCT GCTCGTCTTATAGAAGGCATAATTGATCAGGTTGATGGAGTTGTCCATGTTTCATGGGTTCAACCAAGGGTGTTGGGCATAGACCAAGTGAAATCCTTGCGTGACCGCTTGGATACATGGATTGGGAAGGTCAATACGACCTTGCTTTCTGTTGAAGCCGAGACACCAGATTTGGTATCTTCGTGA